Proteins from a single region of Juglans microcarpa x Juglans regia isolate MS1-56 chromosome 5S, Jm3101_v1.0, whole genome shotgun sequence:
- the LOC121267024 gene encoding myosin-binding protein 7-like, which yields MDLEASSSSRDLLKCCNCGCSCSLITSSSGTWLRSVKRKYDEFEERNRFSIPGFDFFSNARIQIENECALLREMVSSQQEAIQDLHTELEEERNASSSATNEAMSMILRLQREKAEIQMEARQFKRFAEEKMAHDQQELMALEDLLYKREQVIHSLTCEVQAYKHRMMSYGLTEAEVEGERSGLSHYSSMVEFDTQIELPMYDYPPLKCRLHETQAPLEDENDGDDVEKYAFGETPCAKDQLKNLENRVFQMERSPSNSRLDGDFSGSNNILEKVVAGHSPRRSRDSSRFYNEPSSFMGVVKETGHDISTEYPRPSSNFINTEDVSQVEDDTNLRKFDNASEMADDMSDRVYTIDSVHNGVPNGGFTNPKAGVGISEEYVTTPMSLNRADHADPDIKKLYLRLQALEADRESMRQAIISMRTDKARMVLLKEIAQHLCKEMSPERQMTIKKPSLLGSFSFISVFKWIASFIFWKKRSRRSKYMCGLSTSTMGLLMLLDKGPRVRPWRCLTSTQV from the exons ATGGATTTGGAAGCATCTTCTTCGTCAAGGGATTTGTTGAAATGCTGTAATTGTGGGTGTAGCTGTTCGTTGATCACTAGCTCTTCAGGTACTTGGCTTCGGTCTGTAAAACGAAAGTATGATGAGTTTGAGGAGCGTAACCGATTCTCCATACCAGGGTTCGATTTCTTCTCAAATGCTAGGATTCAGATTGAGAACGAATGTGCTCTGCTCCGTGAGATGGTTAGTAGTCAACAGGAAGCAATTCAGGATTTGCATACtgaattggaggaagagagaaatgCCTCTTCATCAGCTACAAATGAGGCCATGTCGATGATATTGAGGTTGCAAAGGGAGAAGGCAGAGATCCAAATGGAGGCCCGACAATTCAAGCGTTTTGCAGAGGAGAAGATGGCACATGACCAACAGGAGCTTATGGCTTTGGAAGATTTGTTATATAAGAGAGAGCAGGTCATTCATTCGCTTACTTGTGAAGTGCAGGCTTATAAGCATAGGATGATGAGTTATGGGCTCACAGAAGCTGAGGTGGAGGGTGAGAGAAGTGGGCTTAGCCATTACTCTAGCATGGTGGAATTTGATACGCAAATCGAACTCCCCATGTATGACTACCCACCTTTGAAATGTAGATTACACGAGACCCAAGCTCCTTTGGAGGatgaaaatgatggagatgatgTTGAGAAATATGCATTTGGTGAGACCCCTTGTGCTAAAGACCAGCTGAAGAACTTGGAAAATAGAGTCTTCCAGATGGAGAGAAGTCCCAGCAACAGTCGGCTGGATGGGGATTTCTCTGGTTCAAATAACATTCTAGAAAAGGTGGTAGCTGGTCACTCTCCCAGGCGGTCAAGAGACTCCAGTAGATTTTACAACGAACCAAGTTCGTTCATGGGGGTGGTCAAAGAAACTGGTCACGATATTTCCACAGAATATCCGAGGCCCAGTAGCAATTTCATTAATACAGAGGATGTCTCACAGGTAGAGGACGACActaatttgagaaagtttgataATGCATCTGAAATGGCAGATGACATGAGTGACAGAGTTTATACCATTGACTCTGTCCATAATGGAGTACCGAATGGTGGTTTTACCAATCCCAAAGCTGGAGTTGGTATTTCTGAAGAATATGTAACCACTCCAATGTCACTGAATCGGGCTGATCATGCGGATCCAGACATTAAGAAGCTCTATTTGAGGCTTCAGGCACTTGAGGCAGACAGGGAATCAATGAGGCAGGCAATAATTTCTATGCGTACTGATAAAGCTCGAATGGTACTACTGAAAGAAATAGCTCAACATTTGTGCAAGGAAATGTCACCAGAAAGGCAAATGACTATAAAGAAGCCATCTCTTCTAGGAAGCTTTTCATTTATATCAGTTTTTAAG TGGATTGCCTCatttattttctggaaaaagaGATCTCGTCGAAGCAA GTACATGTGTGGCCTCTCAACCAGCACTATGGGCTTGCTAATGCTTCTAGACAAGGGCCCTCGTGTGAGGCCGTGGAGATGTCTTACAAGCACGCAAGTGTAA
- the LOC121267719 gene encoding cell division cycle 20.2, cofactor of APC complex-like — MDAGSVGSSYKSSSRCPLQEQFLQRKNNRENLDRFIPNRAAMDFDYAHYMLTEARKGKENPAVSSPSRDAYRKKLAETFNMNRTRILAFKNKPPTTIDPIPQELLSSYNPQTKITKPRRHIRQSCERTLDAPDIVDDFYLNLLDWGSSNVLAIALENTVYLWDASNGSTSELVTIDDESGPVTSVSWAPDGRHIAIGLNNSHVQLWDSTANKQLRALRGGHRQRVGSLAWNNHILTTGGMDGKIINNDVRVRSHIVETYRGHQQEVCGLKWSASGQQLASGGNDNLLYIWDRSVASSNAPTQWLQRLEEHSAAVKALAWCPFQGNLLASGGGGGDHSIKFWNTHTGACLNSVNTGSQVCALLWNKNERELLSSHGFSQNQLILWKYPSMVKMAELTGHTSRVLYMAQSPDGCAVASAAGDETLRFWNVFGTPEVAKPAPKATNPEPFANVNRIR; from the exons ATGGATGCAGGATCTGTGGGTTCCTCTTACAAGAGCTCGTCTCGGTGCCCTCTTCAAGAACAATTCCTTCAGAGAAAGAATAATCGTGAAAAT TTGGATAGGTTCATTCCCAATCGCGCAGCTATGGACTTCGATTACGCCCATTACATGCTCACCGAGGCGAGGAAAGGCAAAGAGAACCCGGCTGTGAGCTCTCCCTCCAGAGACGCCTACCGGAAGAAACTTGCGGAGACCTTCAACATGAACCGAACTCGGATCTTGGCTTTCAAGAACAAGCCCCCAACAACAATCGACCCGATCCCACAGGAGTTGCTTTCGTCGTACAATCCTCAGACCAAAATTACCAAGCCCCGGCGACACATTCGTCAG AGTTGCGAGAGGACATTGGATGCTCCTGATATTGTAGATGATTTCTACTTAAATTTACTAGACTGGGGTAGCAGCAACGTCCTCGCCATTGCTCTCGAAAACACAGTGTACCTCTGGGATGCCTCAAATGGCTCTACCTCAGAACTCGTCACAATTGACGACGAAAGTGGTCCCGTTACGAGCGTCAGTTGGGCTCCTGATGGCCGGCACATCGCCATTGGCTTAAACAATTCCCATGTCCAGCTTTGGGATTCTACTGCTAATAAACAG TTGAGGGCATTGAGAGGCGGTCACAGGCAAAGAGTCGGTTCACTGGCCTGGAACAATCACATCCTAACAACAGGAGGAATGGATGGTAAAATAATCAACAATGATGTGAGGGTGAGATCCCACATCGTTGAGACCTACAGGGGACACCAACAGGAGGTCTGTGGATTAAAATGGTCTGCCTCGGGCCAGCAATTGGCGAGTGGAGGAAACGACAATCTTCTCTATATATGGGACAGATCTGTGGCCTCTTCCAATGCACCAACACAGTGGCTTCAAAGGCTTGAGGAGCACTCAGCTGCTGTCAAGGCCCTGGCTTGGTGTCCATTCCAGGGTAATTTGCTAGCCTCTGGCGGTGGTGGGGGTGACCATTCGATTAAGTTCTGGAACACCCACACAGGCGCGTGCTTGAACTCGGTTAACACAGGTTCGCAGGTTTGTGCTCTGCTATGGAACAAGAATGAGCGAGAATTGCTTAGTTCTCATGGCTTTTCCCAGAATCAGCTCATTCTTTGGAAATATCCTTCAATGGTGAAGATGGCGGAGCTCACTGGACATACCTCCCGAGTTCTTTATATGGCACAG AGCCCGGATGGGTGCGCAGTGGCATCTGCAGCAGGAGACGAAACTCTGAGATTTTGGAATGTGTTTGGGACCCCAGAAGTGGCTAAACCTGCACCTAAGGCGACAAACCCAGAGCCATTTGCTAACGTGAACCGTATCCGTTGA